A genome region from Nitrospira sp. includes the following:
- a CDS encoding proteasome accessory factor PafA2 family protein → MHLFGIETEYGITREDLDAVDPVEESMELVRAHLPGKFERRWDYRGEDPHEDARGFRVSGLQQDKEEDDFAKVDAHRPFSFHEMKSDLVLPNGARFYNDHTHPEYSTPECRTLKDLLAHDRAGERIVQRAADRRNQQLGGPHVQLYKNNTDFHGHSYGCHDNYLVSRALPFPQLVSGLLPFLVSRQLVAGAGKVGMEAQESGFVPGPVQLSQRADFMEAELGVDTMHNRPILNTRDEPHADRTKYRRLHLILGDANMCEYATALKVGTTRVVLDLLQRGAAPSLELEQPVAAIKQLSRDPELKTTVRLKDGRTISGLAIQEEYWNAASRCCAGSDPDADWVLREWHETLGLLRQDRAQLVGKLDWVTKQWLLETFMREERLAWEDPWLASLDLEYHNVNPDRGLFLGLEAEGKTWRMTSERDIAQALVAGPSDTRGGLRGLCVRRFPEQITGMQWERVQFAGGLRARTLEMGDLFEPDAVQACAALLEAAASPAEALAAWTRRKDG, encoded by the coding sequence ATGCATCTCTTTGGCATTGAAACGGAATATGGCATCACCCGCGAGGACCTCGATGCGGTCGATCCCGTCGAGGAATCGATGGAGCTGGTCCGTGCCCATTTGCCCGGCAAGTTTGAACGACGCTGGGACTATCGGGGCGAAGATCCGCATGAGGACGCGCGCGGGTTCCGGGTCTCCGGTCTGCAACAGGACAAGGAGGAGGACGACTTCGCCAAGGTCGATGCGCATCGACCCTTTTCATTTCACGAGATGAAGAGCGATTTGGTCCTGCCGAACGGGGCGCGATTTTACAACGACCACACGCACCCCGAATATTCCACTCCGGAATGTCGCACGCTCAAGGATCTCCTGGCGCATGACCGGGCGGGAGAACGGATCGTGCAGCGGGCGGCAGATCGACGGAACCAGCAGCTCGGCGGCCCGCACGTCCAACTCTACAAGAATAATACCGACTTTCACGGCCACAGTTATGGCTGCCACGACAATTACCTGGTGTCGCGTGCCCTGCCGTTTCCTCAGCTGGTCAGTGGCCTGTTGCCGTTTCTGGTGAGCCGGCAGCTGGTGGCGGGAGCCGGGAAGGTCGGGATGGAGGCTCAAGAATCGGGCTTCGTGCCAGGGCCTGTTCAACTCTCGCAACGGGCCGACTTCATGGAGGCTGAATTAGGCGTCGATACGATGCACAACCGGCCCATCCTGAATACGCGTGATGAGCCGCATGCCGACCGGACCAAATACCGGCGCCTGCACTTGATTCTGGGCGATGCGAACATGTGCGAGTATGCAACGGCGCTCAAGGTCGGTACGACCAGGGTGGTGCTGGACCTACTTCAGCGTGGAGCGGCTCCGAGCCTGGAGTTGGAACAGCCGGTGGCCGCCATCAAGCAACTTTCTAGAGACCCTGAGCTGAAGACGACGGTGCGATTAAAGGATGGCCGGACCATATCAGGATTGGCCATTCAGGAAGAATACTGGAACGCGGCGAGTCGGTGCTGTGCGGGCAGTGATCCGGATGCCGATTGGGTGCTGCGGGAATGGCACGAGACTCTCGGCTTGCTTCGCCAAGATCGCGCGCAATTGGTCGGCAAGCTCGACTGGGTGACCAAACAGTGGTTGCTGGAGACGTTCATGCGGGAAGAACGGCTGGCGTGGGAGGACCCATGGCTCGCCAGTCTGGATTTGGAATACCATAATGTGAACCCCGACCGCGGGCTGTTTCTGGGCCTCGAAGCCGAAGGGAAAACCTGGCGCATGACGAGCGAGCGTGATATCGCACAGGCTCTGGTGGCCGGCCCCTCCGACACCAGGGGCGGGCTTCGCGGCTTGTGTGTGAGACGGTTCCCGGAGCAGATCACCGGTATGCAATGGGAGCGGGTGCAGTTTGCGGGGGGGCTGCGTGCGCGCACGCTTGAGATGGGTGATCTCTTTGAGCCAGATGCGGTGCAGGCCTGTGCGGCTTTGTTGGAAGCTGCGGCGTCTCCAGCCGAGGCGCTGGCGGCGTGGACGAGACGAAAGGACGGGTAA
- a CDS encoding ubiquitin-like protein UBact has translation MRYMLMPERREAPGDPMPKPSGPSEEGGGPRRPETGSPDKDNLLKRMRKVDPKQAERYRQRTGE, from the coding sequence ATGCGATATATGTTGATGCCGGAACGTCGTGAGGCACCGGGCGATCCCATGCCGAAACCATCGGGGCCGTCGGAAGAAGGCGGAGGACCTCGACGGCCTGAAACGGGCTCGCCGGATAAGGATAATCTGCTGAAGCGGATGCGGAAGGTCGATCCGAAGCAAGCAGAGCGCTATCGACAACGCACGGGAGAGTAA
- a CDS encoding proteasome subunit alpha, with protein sequence MGMQGDFFQLLKEQGYQFGNPVAAAAGMDVPTATTILALKYRDGVLVAGDRRATAGNMVMYDRTDKVLEIDRHSVMAIAGVPATAYEMVRVLEHSFKYYRRTQLQELSFEGKLRAVSKLLKENVPAALAGTGAVVPVFAGYDHEQESAKIYFYDILGAEFEAVEYAVSGSGSPTIRGILHYVNTWGPQPLATLPEEQATVQALRLLSSAAEFDSATGGVNRELNLYPVVKLIKAAGVQTIPDADLKRLYESEVLRGR encoded by the coding sequence ATGGGGATGCAAGGGGACTTTTTTCAACTCTTGAAGGAACAGGGGTATCAGTTCGGAAATCCTGTCGCGGCAGCCGCCGGGATGGACGTTCCGACGGCCACCACCATTTTGGCGTTGAAGTATCGCGACGGCGTGTTGGTCGCAGGCGACCGCCGGGCAACGGCGGGCAATATGGTGATGTACGACCGCACCGACAAGGTGCTGGAGATCGATCGCCACAGCGTGATGGCCATCGCGGGGGTGCCGGCGACGGCCTATGAGATGGTGCGGGTCCTGGAGCATTCGTTCAAATACTATCGGCGCACCCAATTGCAGGAGTTGAGTTTCGAAGGGAAACTGCGCGCAGTCTCCAAGTTGCTCAAGGAGAACGTCCCGGCGGCATTGGCGGGGACCGGTGCCGTGGTTCCGGTGTTCGCGGGGTATGATCACGAGCAGGAGTCCGCGAAGATTTATTTCTACGATATTCTGGGTGCTGAATTTGAGGCCGTCGAGTATGCCGTGTCCGGTTCGGGCTCGCCGACGATTCGCGGCATCCTGCACTATGTGAACACTTGGGGACCGCAACCGTTGGCGACGCTCCCTGAAGAGCAGGCTACCGTTCAGGCACTCCGGTTGCTCTCCAGTGCGGCGGAATTCGACTCGGCCACCGGCGGAGTGAATCGGGAGCTGAATCTCTATCCGGTGGTGAAACTCATTAAGGCCGCCGGTGTGCAGACCATTCCGGATGCCGATTTGAAACGATTGTATGAGAGCGAAGTGCTGCGCGGACGCTGA
- a CDS encoding proteasome accessory factor PafA2 family protein, which yields MLNRIFGLETEYGLLVNQDRPDHSPSWVAQRIRDHIFHVERRGVLDLHHRGHDEPPGNGGFLTNAGRIYIDMGHLEYASPECTTLADLVASDRAGDRIIQDAVRALGLEETVSLIKNNIDHETDATFGSHENYLVTRQFPFSRRGLGPLVTFLVTRQVFTGAGRIGCASDPNEWVQVGGLILHRPGMRDAQDRSIVPFQISQRADYIVNDFFEWVQHNRAIVNTRDEPLADPNQYRRIHLLLGDSNMAEYATALKMGTTGLVLQLIEAGQAPRGLGIQEPVEALQDISRDPDRQWTVRLESGQSMSAIDIQEQFLAAAQRHCKGQDEETDWVLEQWESVLTDLRGGYEKLVGRIDWASKLWLLETYRDAEQSAWDDPMLKSLDLEYHNLHPERGLCYGLEQEGRGPRLTTDKIVHLAQDHPPRNTRAFGRGELVRHLLESGTAGIVSDAPLDFEEQMACDYIINWSNFKLRGTPPFFMADPFKTYAQDVRSHLAAR from the coding sequence ATGCTCAATCGGATCTTCGGCCTTGAAACGGAGTATGGCCTGCTGGTGAATCAGGATCGGCCTGACCATTCGCCGTCCTGGGTGGCGCAGCGTATTCGCGACCATATTTTTCATGTTGAGCGGCGAGGCGTCCTCGATCTGCACCATCGTGGCCATGACGAACCGCCGGGCAACGGCGGGTTTCTCACCAATGCGGGCCGCATCTATATCGATATGGGGCATCTGGAATACGCCTCTCCGGAGTGTACGACCCTGGCTGACCTGGTGGCTTCGGATCGTGCAGGGGATCGGATTATTCAAGATGCGGTGCGGGCGCTGGGGCTGGAAGAGACGGTCTCGCTCATCAAGAACAACATCGATCACGAGACCGATGCGACGTTCGGTTCGCATGAAAACTATCTCGTCACGCGGCAGTTTCCTTTTTCTCGACGTGGCCTCGGCCCGCTGGTGACATTTTTAGTCACTCGTCAGGTGTTCACCGGAGCCGGACGTATCGGATGCGCGAGCGATCCCAACGAATGGGTGCAAGTCGGAGGGCTGATCCTGCACCGGCCGGGGATGCGGGATGCGCAGGATCGATCGATCGTGCCGTTCCAGATCTCCCAACGCGCCGATTATATCGTCAACGACTTCTTCGAGTGGGTGCAACACAACCGGGCGATCGTGAATACACGGGACGAGCCGTTGGCCGATCCGAATCAATACCGCCGGATTCATCTCCTGCTCGGAGATTCGAACATGGCTGAGTATGCCACGGCGCTCAAGATGGGAACCACCGGGCTGGTGTTGCAGCTGATTGAGGCCGGACAGGCCCCGCGCGGTCTGGGAATTCAGGAGCCGGTCGAGGCGCTGCAGGATATTTCTCGCGACCCGGATCGTCAATGGACCGTCCGCTTGGAGTCGGGACAGTCGATGTCCGCCATCGATATTCAAGAACAGTTTCTGGCCGCGGCCCAGCGCCATTGCAAGGGGCAGGACGAGGAGACGGATTGGGTGCTGGAGCAGTGGGAGTCTGTGCTGACCGATTTGCGCGGCGGGTACGAGAAATTAGTCGGACGAATCGATTGGGCCTCGAAACTGTGGCTACTGGAGACCTATCGGGATGCCGAGCAGTCTGCGTGGGACGATCCCATGTTGAAGAGTCTCGACCTTGAGTATCACAATCTGCATCCCGAGCGGGGACTCTGTTACGGCCTTGAGCAGGAGGGGCGAGGGCCGCGCCTGACGACCGATAAGATTGTGCATCTCGCGCAGGACCATCCGCCGCGCAACACTCGGGCGTTCGGGCGAGGGGAGTTGGTCAGGCATCTGCTGGAGAGCGGAACGGCAGGAATTGTGTCGGATGCCCCGCTCGATTTCGAGGAACAGATGGCCTGCGATTACATCATCAATTGGTCGAATTTCAAACTGCGTGGAACTCCGCCGTTTTTTATGGCCGATCCGTTC